A region of the Candidatus Edwardsbacteria bacterium genome:
CACCAGTTCAATTCTGGTGGTGGGCTCCATTTGAAACATGAATTCTTAAAGAATAAATCCTTTTATAAGGAGAAGCGCCATGGCCAAAGCAAAATTCGAGCGAACCAAGCCGCACGTAAATATCGGGACGATCGGTCACGTTGATCACGGCAAGACGACGTTGACCAGCGCCATCACCAAGTACCTGGCGGAGAAGGGCCTGGCCAAAGCCAAGAGCT
Encoded here:
- the tuf gene encoding elongation factor Tu (EF-Tu; promotes GTP-dependent binding of aminoacyl-tRNA to the A-site of ribosomes during protein biosynthesis; when the tRNA anticodon matches the mRNA codon, GTP hydrolysis results; the inactive EF-Tu-GDP leaves the ribosome and release of GDP is promoted by elongation factor Ts; many prokaryotes have two copies of the gene encoding EF-Tu), whose amino-acid sequence is MAKAKFERTKPHVNIGTIGHVDHGKTTLTSAITKYLAEKGLAKAKS